The following are from one region of the Sorghum bicolor cultivar BTx623 chromosome 2, Sorghum_bicolor_NCBIv3, whole genome shotgun sequence genome:
- the LOC8064657 gene encoding ubiquitin-conjugating enzyme E2 variant 1C has protein sequence MTPGSSAAGSGVVVPRNFRLLEELERGEKGIGDGTVSYGMDDADDIYMRSWTGTIIGPHNTVHEGRIYQLKLFCDKDYPEKPPSVRFHSRINLTCVNHETGVVDPKKFSVLGNWQREYTMEYILTHLKKEMASPQNRKLVQPPEGTFF, from the exons ATGACGCCGGGAAGCTCGGCCGCCGGATCCGGCGTCGTCG TTCCTCGGAACTTCAGGCTCCTAGAAGAGCTTGAGCGTGGAGAGAAGGGCATTGGAGATGGTACAGTGAGCTATGGAATGGATGATGCAGATGACATCTACATGCGATCATGGACTGGCACTATTATTGGCCCACATAAT ACTGTCCATGAGGGTCGCATCTACCAGCTGAAGTTGTTCTGTGACAAGGACTACCCCGAGAAGCCACCATCTGTTCGATTTCATTCAAGAATAAACTTGACATGTGTTAATCATGAAACTGGAGTG GTTGACCCGAAGAAGTTTAGTGTTCTGGGAAACTGGCAGCGTGAGTACACAATGGAATACATCCTAACCCATCTCAAGAAAGAGATGGCATCCCCACAGAACCGCAAGCTAGTACAGCCTCCGGAGGGGACATTCTTCTAA